From the genome of Oryza glaberrima chromosome 1, OglaRS2, whole genome shotgun sequence:
TCCTGTTGATCCATAGGTGATAGAGAATTAGAGACATGGAGTACGCTTACCGTGAAAACGGATTGCCCAATCTCAATCGTGTCGAAGCTCATGCCGAGGTAGCCCAAGAACTCCAGCTTCGGTGCGTGCGCGACCTTGAGGTGTGTGCTTCTCATGTACATGTAGTTGCCGTACACCTGCTCGAGGTTAGGAGCGTGTTCGATTAAGAGCTCATCGAAGTCGCCGCAGCCGCAGAGGGTCTTGAGGCTCTCAGACCGGACGTGGATGCGGTGGCACCAGCCCATGCTCCGCATCCTCAGGTGTTCCAGCGCCGTGCACCGCGACAGCAGGGCGCCGAGCGATTCCTCGGATATGTTGACCCCGAACAGATCGATCTCGGTgagggcggcgagcggcgcgggggCCTGGGTGGCGTCCGGGAAGGTGCAGCTGCTCGCGTGGAGGCGCTTGAGGGAGGTGCAGGCGAAGAGCGACGCGGGGATCTTCTGCCACCTCTCccggaaggagagggagagctccttgacgccgcggccggcgaggtCCCGGAGCCAGGCCTCGACGGAGGGGTTGTCCTCGGGCGGGAAGTAGAGCAAGCCGGTGCGGAAGGAGCGGACGAGCGCGGCGGGGTGCGCGGCGAGGATGGTGttcacggcggcgacgacgtcgcggCCGGGGGCGTAGGCCCTGAAGTCGAGGAGGGTGTAGGGGAAGAGGTGGCGCCAGCGGGTGGAGAGGACGGTGGACCGCGCCGCTTCGTCGAGCCGGAGGAGGGACAGGATGGTGACCAGGACGTTCTCCGGGAGGTTGCTGATGTAGTCGGAGTCGCACGGCggtgcgtcgccgccgtcgtccgcc
Proteins encoded in this window:
- the LOC127759986 gene encoding F-box/FBD/LRR-repeat protein At1g13570-like, whose translation is MADDGGDAPPCDSDYISNLPENVLVTILSLLRLDEAARSTVLSTRWRHLFPYTLLDFRAYAPGRDVVAAVNTILAAHPAALVRSFRTGLLYFPPEDNPSVEAWLRDLAGRGVKELSLSFRERWQKIPASLFACTSLKRLHASSCTFPDATQAPAPLAALTEIDLFGVNISEESLGALLSRCTALEHLRMRSMGWCHRIHVRSESLKTLCGCGDFDELLIEHAPNLEQVYGNYMYMRSTHLKVAHAPKLEFLGYLGMSFDTIEIGQSVFTEDDFDIKTLMPSLKTLAIELSYTSEGYINWFMQLLKLFPCLETLYIRSDTWSKVRAAAPGSWDVLRSVPCIDNHLERVVFEVYRGHEWQREMAKFLHGRARFLKAMEFHCQGDKGCSELFGEEWVREQQELLCLDSRASLDARFLFFKGALVNNHHDVSHHEWYKRKYYHYLYNV